The Silene latifolia isolate original U9 population chromosome Y, ASM4854445v1, whole genome shotgun sequence sequence ataaactgatttttcaaatcaaatatctattttattttcaataaaataaacttgggaaaataaattcaaaataaaataaataaattgaaatcaccttaaaaaagacttcaatttaaatatcatttaaattaataaaatgaactcacttaaaaaacattaatttaaatatcatttaaattaataaaatacttcatcgacgacgcccattctacatcgtaaaacgaactccaaataatgacaatgacaactaaagaatacatgtgtcctatcatcatcgggtgtttgtcgggttctctataaattccaatatcgacggatacgggtatctacacaactcaacccacacattgcttagtataaatacatgcattatctcaactaacatttccattatctcactatatacatctccaaaccctaactgctaaaacaaactccaaataaattaaccctacttaatctttcaaaacaaaccccaaacttcaacaaaatgaatgatatcatccttaagactcttactatgatcgagaacaacaacagtttcatccgccggttgctccacattgaggacagtttcaggagctaccttgcggatgctcgatccattctgaaggatgccaaagaagatggcttgacggagcaacggtagttgcagctatatgacgatatagcaattgctgaacggaacctccaaatagccaaggaggagaggacggatatcatagaggcgaataagaccctctatgaaaatataagaattgcatttttattaatgtaattttttttttaatttatgtattatatatatatatatatatatatatatatatatatatatatatatatatatatatatatatatatatatatatatatattatgtttatcggcattcctctctatcatcttgcttcatctttgttaattaagcgaataatgacgatgaaagacgaattaagcgaataatacttaaagaaataacataatggtcgataaaaactaacacatacacatgcaaatgaaataattagaaaaagaaaataatgacgatgaaagacgatgaaaccaacagtgacggcgagatttacctgataattagacgatgaaatcaacagtgacggcgagaagataaagagacgatgagaaagagagaaagagacgatgatatgagagagaaagagacgatgagaaagtgtgttttgtgtttgtgtgtaacaccctcatttatttaagagcctttaactagacattcccaaataaataggactgttaccatctcggtttcccgaggtagtgaataacaaagtacaacaaaccaaagtactttaattaaaactttaacgattacattttttattacaaattattcaactaaacttaatataaaacaaatacaactcgcagcggaaaataaataaagtgataaaatcttctatgtggtctagacttctaggtagattggccaagtcctcatgcatcccatagctcccaagtcagctaatctttagtacctgtcaaatctgctccccataaaacggttcaccgcaggtgttcacgaatatacagtcaaccgcgaggttgagtaggaataaactaaacaacaataataataatccaaccaaaataaacatccttcaaattctcatcacttcatccgtacaaaTCACTTACTTctctggcagtagcacaacccccttaacaccgtgctatgctcaactcaactggcagtggtattttcataccatgctcaactggcagtagtaccctccgtattatgcacaactggcagtagtaatcacttactatgcacaactatcactggcagtagtaattacttactatgctcatctggcagtaacaattgctcgctatgcacaactggcagtaacaccctccgtgttatgctcaactaaaTAATCAACTCTCAACAACAAATACTCAATAACAATCCCGTCTTACTGCTCAACCAACAATTTAACATACTCAAATACTctattccaataataaatcacaattGTTAATCTTAGTCTCATCAACCGTCACATTCAAACATCATTCACTGAACAATaaaaccgagttgagtaggaaattcctacctggcaagcaaatactccaattacgcactccaataatgcaatccaatcaacaaataaaattccttaataaaaccgtcacctaaacataaataataattcacaattactaactaaactaattataaaataattaaactaattataaactagttatattaattatattattattacgtAATTTAATAATTGTAAACCCGTCTTAAATCAACCAAACCCGACGATAACCAAACCGGTCTGACAACTCATGCACTATAATATAATATGGTCACGTGTTATAATTTTCACAAGAGAAACCTATACTAACAAAGCCCCCATACACGATTAAAACCGTGTTCAACCACCCTCCTTAACCCCGACCATTCCCACACCACTAGACCACCACTCACACCACCCAAGTCCGTTACCAATGTGACCCGCAACACCACGACCCCGACAACTTCCAACCACTATCCCAACCGTCCCCTAAAGCTTCCAAATACACGCCCTAGCCACGACAACCACAACCTATACAAactaccgaaaacccgacatcaaccACCACCGCCTATAAAGCACCTCACCAACATCACTACCGCCACCactaccacctctggccaccaccattGAAACCTCTGTCCCACGGTGACTCCAGGGGTGGTATCCCGTCCCCGGTACAGTCACTAACGCGGCCACGAGATTCGTCTTAAAATAGACTCGACAACTCCTCTGTTTCCCCTGTTTCaccgccaccaccgccacaaaccaCCAACTGACACCACCCCGACACCTCCACTGTGGTCGACTAGGCCACCCTAACAcaaccccaccttacccaggtcAAGTCTTGGCCGAACACGGGTTCAATTACCCACCACAATCATCCACGACCTAACCCGCATAGCCTTAAACCCGCCACCTTTAACCGCCCCAAACACCACCCCAGCACGGTCAACGACGGTCGACGAAGGTCAGGTCAGAGTCACGGCAGTCTAGGGTCGCTCTAGGTCCAAATTACAAGTCCTATGGTTGCTCCTAAGGTGGTAAACGTTGGTTGCATATTATTAGGTCTACAAGCTTTAAAACGGAATAAattaagtttaagacggttttacctcTTTATCGCTAATTGCCTCTTCGTCTTCcaaatctcctttctcttcttttatgacttacttttcagatttattaagTATTTATAGACTAGGTTTggggagtatatgaggccaattaggaaattattgccttttctaattattattaggaattaccaaattattataatatttcttattttattattaaatcccgtctCATATCCCGACTAccactcatactaggcctaatataatcagcccatatTTATTCACAACACACGGCTCAAGGCTTAGTtactagctaaacccaattcccgacttgctacttattttattatttaattaacgtctttctcgcaactattattagaaaccccattaattatttatttaaattacataaattattatcattaattattattaaattacggggtattacattgtgtttgtgtttgtgtttgtctgctgggtttgtgtttgtgtattaaggtttgtgttttgtggctgtagcagacttgtgtttgtgtggtttatagtatggaaggtattgataACGGTTATAaagaacaaccgttgtcaaataagttttaacaacggttgtaaatcaacaaccgttgtcaaataagttttaacaacgggttccaaaagtaaccgttgtgattacttttcactaactttgcgtcaattttgcgccaaattattaacaacggttgtgcatgtgtaacccgttgttaaaacttataacaacgggttttataaccatacccgttgtaattcattttagtaaaattcgcgccatacattctacaacgtctattgtgattttcgtgaataatcgttgtttaaggggcgttgtagttgcctggatttgtagtagtgattatcCAGTAGCCAAACTAACAGACCAGTAAGGGTGAATTATAAAAAGGTGGCGAATTTCAGAAACTGAATTGCGCACACCTATTGGTACTGGCTGTAATTTTGCCAGAAGAGAAGATAATTTTCGACAGGAATGACAAAAGAAACATAAATATAGCACGCTGAGTGGGCACGTCGCATGCAGCAAACATCATTTGTTACACTTTAGCTTAACTTTATATATATGCCTCCGTTTCAATCATTTTTTTACCTTTTATGTTctttgtgaggagtattttagtTAAAAGTGAAATATTTTAATACccataattttttaaaagtgaAATATTTTAATACTCCATATAAGAGATTCAGTTTGACTTAATTTTGTTAAAATCACTAATAAAAGAATTCGAAATCCAGTATACAAAAACAAATAGGTTATGATAATCATAATGCCTCATTATATCTTTATACACAAACCATCTTAGATAATAATATAAAAAACTTGGTAGAAGTTGAATTAAAATTGTATATTTCTACAAAGTTAGCTCTTCCAAATTAATTAAAGAAAATTGAGCTACAATGAGTCCTCGGATTTCCGAAATAATAAACATATATAATTGGTGattatatttatattattgttagaAAAAAACAAAGAATTCAAAATGTTTAATCGTTTGTTCACCTATTTTTTGATTGAAACTATATCAACATAAGATAGGTTAATCCGTAGGATTAACATCCCATATCTTCATGACCTCATGGCGCGGATTTTAACTATTTGTTTCTCTTAATTTCGTTAATTTTATCATCAAAGAATACGAAACTCTGTATAAAAAGCAAATATTTAATCACACTTGTATTATCAAGTGCACAAACACTCACTGATAATACAAAGAATGTCCACTTACATATTTACATGCGCCCTATTATTGTCGTATAATGAAACTTGTGGTGCCCGTGCTCACAGAGGCAGATCTCTCAGATGTCTGCGCAGGGCCGACCCTTCCCCCCCTCCTTCTTTCAACGAACCGAATGTGTAATTTTCAAAGGAAATTATTTAGGGTCCTGCTAtatatcgtcgacaatttactaattatcgtcgacaattaatgtaaatttccaagtttgccctccataacataactctatatccgtctcactaaaatgcaattttcgtctcactaaaacacaagtcaatttccgtctcactaaaacacaagtcaattaccgtctcactaaaatctttcaaacaaaaaaaaagacggtttttcaaaaaaaaaaaaaagcgggatttgtaattaacaacatgaacgagaacgattttaacaacgatttcaacaatgaagctagtaacgaggtgagtttacgatttagttttgtctaaaatttatgttttattatcgattgattcccgaattaggatagatgccttgaTTGTAGACGGAATTATGATAGATTTCTTGACGGAATTAGTTAAAAatgcaattgaaaaaaaaaaatatatatatatatatcgaaaTGGGCCTTGGACGAGGAGAATTTTCGTCCAGGCCTGGTGTTGGACGAAAATTTTTTTCGTCCAGGTCcatttcgtgttttttttttttttttctgtttccgtcatataattattttttttattttttcagactcgttttgtataaaacaattaaaataattaattaccgtctttgtattatatttttttattttttatttttttcgactcgttttgtataaaataattaattaccgtctttatattatatttttttttattttttattttttccgactcgtttcgtataaaataattaattattattaactaatttatcgaAATGCGTGCGCAGGTGAATAACGATGGAGACGGTATTGATTACTCAGATCATTTTACGACTACCAGATTATTTGCATCAAGTATGGAAGCGTTTAATTGGGTATTTGAGATCGGAGTTAGactcgggtttggtataaaaaGAGCAAGCAACAAGAGAGTTGGTCGTAACACGAATTTGAGACAGGATTATTTTGTCTGTCGGATGGGTGAAAGAGGTCCCGTAAATAAGGATGTCGATTCTTTAATGAGGGCTAACACGGTTACCGCGTGGTGCAAATGCAAATTTTTCATGAAAGTTGTTGAAATACAAGAGAATAAGTGGAAGCTTGTCATGAGATCCGGGTTTCATAATCATGCTTtaacgttgtattgtgacggcgacaGATACTTTGCAAAGTTTGATGAAGAGGAGTTGGCTTATATCGACGCCCAAATTAGAGCCCACGTTAGACCGACAATTATTAGTGCGGGTTTGGATCAGCGGAATCCGGAAAAGTCAAGACCTAATCGGCGACAAATCTACAATCGTTCTCAGAAAGTAAGGGCCGAGGAAAGAGATGGGAGAAACCCGGCACAACAGATGCTAGCACTTGCGGTTCAGCATAAGTACGTTCATTATTGGGTCACTTATCAGGACACCGATGAGCTAACCCACGTGTTCATGGCTCATCCAGAAGCCGTTAATATGTTTCGATCATACTATTATGTGGTCCTAATCGATTCCACGTACAAGACAAACTTataccgtcttccgcttgttgaGATGGTTGGAGTCACACTCGTCGCGAAGAGCTTTGTGATCGCATATGCTCTTGTGACGCATGAGTCCGAGGATGGATATCGGTGGGTCTTACAGAAACTGAAGGCCCTTCTCAATGATGTCGTTCAACCTAATGCTATTGTTACTGATTGCGAGCAAGGTTTGTTGAACGCGATTCCCACTGTTTTTCCGGATTCGTCTCACTTGCTATGTCTTTGGCATATATATTCTAACGTGGAGACGAAAGCACTTGATCTCACGGGTCAGGATAGTTGGGCTAATCATATAACTTGTAACTTGTTTCAAGCGGTTGTCGAGGCGGAGACCGAAGATAAGTTTAATGTGGCGTGgggcaatttggcaaggcaatgggcgggagtggcggcttatattgagaggcaatggttcccgcactTGGAAAAATGGGCAAGTATAGAACGAACAAGATAACTCAGTTTGAGAACACTTCTACATCCCGGGTTGAGTCGACTCATGCGAATTTGAAGAGCTGGTCGAATAGCGCGAAAGTGGCCATTGATAGCATCTGGATTCGTTTTCATTCTTTGATGGAAACGCAACATGTTGAGATCCGACACTCGTTGGAGTTATCTAGATCGAGGCGGTTGACGGGGATTCATCGATTATTTTCCAGACTTTCTTATAAAATATCAAAGAATCCCATCATTGAATTGCATGGAGAATTCGAAAGAGGTGCCAATATGACGGAAGATGCCTTGATGATCGATTGCGGTTGTGTAAAGGCTACTACACTTGGTTTGATATGTGCTTGTTCACTTCATCGCATTGCTAGAAATGGATCTCGGGTCCCTGTTGATGTGTTACATGCATTTTGGAGGAAGTTGGAGTACGATGGTTCCGAGGCAATGCCGGCTTGTGACGATGATCGATTGGAGGAGTTATTCGATGAAATTCGGAATACAGATCCGAGTATGAGATCATCCATTTTCGATGCCCTTTACTCTCAGATACATCCGGATGTGGAGGATGTAAACGAGCCTCGGGTGAACGAGAACCCTAGAGGACGTCCGAGTAGGGGAACTCGTAGAGAGTCGTCCGCCGTTGAGCATGCACGAGTTCGGGTTCGATTAGGCAGAGCTACGCCCCAAAGAAACTCGTCTTACCAACATACTCCGTCTAGTACCCCCCGTTCCACTCCGACGATTCTTGTTACTCCGTCTACTACTCCGTGTTCTATTCCGACGGTTTGTTTTACTCCGTCTAGTACCCCCCCGATCCACTCAAACGGGCCCCGGTACACCGTCTACCACTGCTACCACGAGTACGGGGAGTTTCAGCACATCGCATTGCGCATCTCTTGAGGTAGACTACACTATTGGTCATTCGAGATACTTTCCTTATCTTGACTTTTTGCCTTCCTGGTTTCCCGAGTATCTAGAAGCGTGGTATAATCCTTCCGGAGACGGTCATTGTGGTTTCCGAGTTCTCTCACATGCTGTTCGGGGTGACCAATCTCATTTCACGATGGCTAGAATAGATTTACTTAGGGAAATTCGTAGTCCCCTTTACCGTGATTATATTTATGGCCCAGTGAGATTTGATGCGGAGGTAGCTAGAATTACATTTATGGATCAGATACCGTGTGGCTCGGGTCATTAGATGGACAGTTTCGATCTATATGGTTATGCTACGATGTACAATAGGGTGATATGTTGTATTTCTTCATGGGTAGATCAAGAAGGTCACCGACATTGGAGTAGTAGTCATACTTATTTGCCTTTACGAGCCCCCACCGGAGTACGTACCCCATATGGTGTCTTATGGGTATTGCATGCGGGAAACCACTATCTGAGGCTCCGGGTGCGCCCCTTGTCACCTATGCCTCCAATAGCCCCTTGTTGGGTACATGATGAAAGTGTAGCTCATTATAGTGGCATGTATCGAAATCAGCTATCTTTATGGCGCAGTTTCGAGACCGGATCTTAGCTTTTATTTATCCGATTATTGtaccttatattttatttatatgattattgtaccttatattttatttatccgattattgtagtttataatttatttatccgattaaatgacttaaaacgtaatttaatttaatatgcaacgatatttaattaaatgacttaaaacgtaatttaattaaaacattccttaaaacataatttaacataatttaattataacATTCCTTAATTTGAAATACAACGACATTACATAAACCacttaaaacataattaaaacataactAAACtctaaaccccaaaccctaaaccctaaaccctaaaccctaaatcccaaacctcaaaccctaaacccatgtcaaggatgatgaagttttatttcaagtgtatcttgtatttgtttattttccttattttagCCATTGTCATGAAGTAGTGAGTATTTTCAGAAAATGTATGAATTTGCATCAGTTGCTATGTATTCcagaaatttaagaaattttagAATTTAAAACCGTCATGTTTTTGAATTATACAAGGTTCGAATAGTCAACTAACATAATCATCCAACATAGAGAAAGTGTTTAAAAACGtacaaaataaatgaaaacaaacacaaattaGTCTCCCGACTACTGATCATCCTCTTCCTCGCTATCAGTATACACACCATATGATCTACCCTGAACACgatcaccgggtgtttggcgaGGTCCTCTATGCCTTTGTATCTCCCTAGCTATCTCAACAAATGGTTCGAAGTTCTTCATCATCTTGCAGGAATATCAAAATCATCAACGGTAAGTAAAATTATTACCTCAGCAGGAATATCAAAATCATCATGTGCAGCGGGGGCATCATGGTGGTCGGGATCAATGATCAACGGGTGAGAATTCCCATTATACCAATCCTCAGAATCTGGCGCCGTCTCACCCGGGAAACTAACTGGTCTCGATCTACGAGAAGGTGAACCAAGTGATCCTCCCAGCAATCCCAAAGATGATCGGCCACCGCAGCCCCGTCACTAACCTCGTACCCTATCCCCAAAGTAAGACGATGCGCTACCGTTCTCATAATGGGATTGGATATTATCTGCACATACCCAAACTGTCGTAAACACCGATCAGGCTGGTACGGCTCGTCTATGTCCATGAAACGAACACAGCCGGCAAACAGAGTACGAGGATGATACTCCTTCTGACGCGACACGTACGGATCCCACCTAATGGAAGCATAAGTAAGCCCATCTAACAACCTCcgatactccaacaatttctccGCATTTTGAGCGAAGGGACCAACGGATCTCCAAGAACACGACCGAGGCTGAGTAGGGTCAATTACCGAAGGTGGACCGGGTCTGAACATAGAAAAATACTCATAGATCCACGATTGCAACAAAGTCAAGCAACCACCAATAGTCTTCACACCAGCACGTGAAGTCACACCCAACTGTCGGTACATGAAGGCTAGTA is a genomic window containing:
- the LOC141629895 gene encoding protein FAR1-RELATED SEQUENCE 5-like, yielding MRAQVNNDGDGIDYSDHFTTTRLFASSMEAFNWVFEIGVRLGFGIKRASNKRVGRNTNLRQDYFVCRMGERGPVNKDVDSLMRANTVTAWCKCKFFMKVVEIQENKWKLVMRSGFHNHALTLYCDGDRYFAKFDEEELAYIDAQIRAHVRPTIISAGLDQRNPEKSRPNRRQIYNRSQKVRAEERDGRNPAQQMLALAVQHKYVHYWVTYQDTDELTHVFMAHPEAVNMFRSYYYVVLIDSTYKTNLYRLPLVEMVGVTLVAKSFVIAYALVTHESEDGYRWVLQKLKALLNDVVQPNAIVTDCEQGLLNAIPTVFPDSSHLLCLWHIYSNVETKALDLTGQDSWANHITCNLFQAVVEAETEDKFNVAWGNLARNGSRVPVDVLHAFWRKLEYDGSEAMPACDDDRLEELFDEIRNTDPSMRSSIFDALYSQIHPDVEDPLS